From a single Nocardioides sp. dk884 genomic region:
- a CDS encoding DNA glycosylase AlkZ-like family protein, translating to MGVHELSRADARRIAVSAQLAARPRPTDLEEVVRALSQVQLEPTAAIAPSADLVLWSRLGAAYDPADLRDALDEQRLVELSGFVRPPEDIALFRAEMAIWPGEEPLREWQEAARDWVRANDGCRREVLALLRTDGPLPASDLPDTCVRPWRSSGWNADRNLRMLLEVLGRRGEVAVAGRRGRERIWDLAERVYPDDPVPPLAEARRLRAERRLRSVGIARPRGPQDPGEPLDLREAGEPAVIAGVRGAWRVDPARLGQPFSGRTVLLSPFDRLVKDRRMLADVFGFDYLLEMYKPVAHRQWGYYALPVLHGDRLVGKLDAHADRDAGVLRVAALHLDVELGAAARASVDREIAALASWLDLEVECAD from the coding sequence ATGGGCGTCCATGAGCTGAGCCGCGCCGACGCGCGTCGTATCGCGGTGTCGGCTCAGCTTGCCGCGCGCCCGCGGCCCACGGACCTCGAGGAGGTGGTGCGCGCTCTGTCCCAGGTGCAGCTGGAGCCGACCGCCGCGATCGCGCCCAGCGCGGACCTCGTGCTGTGGAGCCGGCTCGGCGCGGCGTACGACCCGGCGGATCTGCGTGACGCGCTCGACGAGCAGCGACTCGTCGAGCTCAGTGGCTTCGTGCGTCCGCCGGAGGACATCGCGCTGTTCCGCGCCGAGATGGCGATCTGGCCGGGGGAGGAGCCGCTGCGGGAGTGGCAGGAAGCCGCCCGCGACTGGGTGCGCGCGAACGACGGGTGCCGGCGCGAGGTGCTCGCCCTGCTGCGCACCGACGGACCGCTGCCGGCCAGCGACCTCCCGGACACCTGTGTGCGACCGTGGCGCTCGAGCGGGTGGAACGCCGATCGCAACCTGCGGATGCTGCTGGAGGTCCTCGGGCGCCGTGGTGAGGTCGCGGTGGCCGGGCGGCGCGGCCGGGAACGGATCTGGGATCTCGCCGAGCGTGTCTACCCCGACGATCCGGTGCCACCGCTCGCGGAGGCGCGCCGGCTCCGCGCCGAGCGTCGGTTGCGCTCGGTGGGCATCGCGCGGCCGCGGGGGCCGCAGGACCCGGGTGAGCCGCTCGACCTGAGGGAGGCCGGGGAGCCCGCCGTGATCGCGGGGGTCCGCGGCGCCTGGCGGGTCGACCCCGCTCGCCTGGGACAACCGTTCTCGGGGCGCACGGTGCTGCTCTCGCCGTTCGACCGGCTGGTCAAGGACCGCCGGATGCTCGCGGACGTGTTCGGCTTCGACTACCTGCTGGAGATGTACAAGCCGGTGGCTCACAGGCAGTGGGGCTACTACGCGCTGCCGGTGCTGCACGGCGACCGGCTCGTCGGCAAGCTCGACGCGCACGCCGACCGGGATGCCGGTGTGCTGCGGGTGGCCGCACTGCACCTCGACGTCGAGCTCGGCGCGGCGGCGCGCGCATCCGTCGACCGGGAGATCGCTGCTCTGGCGTCCTGGCTGGATCTGGAGGTCGAGTGCGCGGACTGA
- a CDS encoding nucleosidase, with amino-acid sequence MSALRPERVLVVAATREEAAYLPAGTPLVVTGIGKTLAAVATTRALHERAGEADLVVNLGTAGALRPGLVGLHRPSIVLNHDLSAAAVRALGHDPHDRLELDRGDETVLATGDAFVSEPSVRDRLAARAHLVDMEGYAVAWACRAAGVPVLMLKHVSDAADASALDWPSVVDASARVLAAALAEVLADPTGATGGAQPG; translated from the coding sequence GTGAGCGCGCTGCGCCCCGAGCGGGTGCTCGTCGTGGCCGCCACCCGCGAGGAGGCGGCGTACCTGCCCGCGGGGACGCCGCTGGTCGTCACCGGCATCGGCAAGACCCTGGCCGCGGTCGCGACCACCCGTGCGCTGCACGAGCGCGCCGGCGAGGCGGACCTGGTGGTCAACCTCGGCACCGCCGGCGCGCTGCGCCCCGGCCTGGTCGGGCTGCACCGTCCGAGCATCGTGCTCAACCACGACCTCTCTGCAGCCGCAGTCCGCGCCCTCGGGCACGATCCGCACGATCGCCTCGAGCTCGACCGCGGCGACGAGACGGTGCTGGCGACGGGCGACGCCTTCGTCAGCGAGCCGAGCGTGCGCGACCGGCTCGCCGCCCGGGCGCACCTCGTCGACATGGAGGGGTACGCCGTGGCGTGGGCGTGCCGCGCGGCCGGGGTCCCGGTGCTGATGCTCAAGCACGTCTCCGACGCCGCCGACGCCTCCGCGCTGGACTGGCCGAGCGTCGTCGACGCGAGTGCGCGGGTGCTCGCGGCGGCGCTGGCCGAGGTCC
- a CDS encoding VOC family protein produces MPETSNDDHVVALNHVGVSVADLAVARTFWIDGLGALEHGAFGWGVGTTPADESLATAGTAAEVVLLRTDAAFLELFAFSAPAPAARPAGAPGVTALTWAVADVEATRARLRALGAGTVPADESAPVRCPDGTEVVLRQAGDGPHGLVGVGVAVADPARHPLPAVPGPVAVEVVGGARTAPARPVDLGVNHVCLDVAGIAALRARLDGVGWHHEVTESSGGIAAVCYGTTTDGLLVELLESRSPEAFLARCKLVHP; encoded by the coding sequence GTGCCCGAGACCTCCAACGACGACCACGTCGTCGCCCTCAACCACGTCGGCGTGAGCGTCGCCGACCTGGCCGTGGCCCGCACCTTCTGGATCGACGGCCTGGGGGCGCTCGAGCACGGCGCCTTCGGCTGGGGTGTCGGTACGACGCCCGCCGACGAGTCCCTCGCCACCGCCGGGACGGCCGCTGAGGTGGTGCTGCTGCGCACCGACGCGGCGTTCCTCGAGCTGTTCGCGTTCTCGGCGCCCGCCCCCGCGGCGCGGCCCGCCGGCGCGCCCGGGGTGACCGCGCTGACCTGGGCGGTGGCCGACGTCGAGGCGACCCGTGCTCGGCTGCGAGCTCTCGGGGCCGGCACCGTGCCCGCCGACGAGAGCGCGCCCGTGCGCTGCCCCGACGGCACCGAGGTGGTCCTGCGGCAGGCCGGCGACGGCCCGCACGGCCTCGTCGGCGTAGGCGTGGCGGTGGCGGACCCGGCCCGGCACCCGCTCCCGGCGGTCCCGGGCCCGGTCGCGGTCGAGGTGGTCGGAGGCGCTCGCACGGCACCCGCGCGGCCGGTCGACCTCGGCGTCAACCACGTCTGTCTCGACGTCGCCGGCATCGCCGCACTGCGCGCGCGCCTCGACGGCGTGGGCTGGCACCACGAGGTCACCGAGTCCAGCGGGGGCATCGCGGCGGTCTGCTACGGCACGACCACGGACGGGCTCCTCGTCGAGCTGCTCGAGAGCCGGTCGCCCGAGGCGTTCCTGGCCCGGTGCAAGCTGGTGCACCCGTGA